The proteins below are encoded in one region of Candidatus Polarisedimenticolia bacterium:
- a CDS encoding extracellular solute-binding protein: MKAPHRIFLSVSPLALLVLASSCGGSAPNLPPEEAVKVPAGGSLVVYVEAPARTAGPVLKTFEEQTGIIVTANYRDTLGDRFMPAFKEEAAQKRVDLFWGDSPLAAIDLVDEGLAVPFRPAGARPVPAQYHDRQFRWIGFAANPRVFIYNTNLMKQEDAPGETSELARAPWAGRGAMPRIASGAPAFHAAALYALWGKERARTFFAALQSNGTAIVEDDRAVRGLVASGKASWGMLGLDEAICARREAEPINILFADRMGMGTVVPPQVAVLMRGAPHPEQAKGLFGYLFATEGAWLFGQNDCPLVTFLPDIPKPEWVPSIGSFNVALLDPELAARAYRENRDAFLSWGAGNGAPPP; the protein is encoded by the coding sequence ATGAAAGCACCTCACCGAATCTTCCTCTCCGTCAGCCCTCTCGCCCTGCTCGTCCTCGCCTCGAGCTGCGGGGGGAGCGCGCCCAACCTTCCGCCCGAAGAGGCGGTCAAGGTACCGGCCGGCGGCTCGCTCGTCGTGTACGTCGAGGCGCCGGCGCGCACGGCGGGGCCGGTCCTCAAGACATTCGAGGAGCAGACCGGCATCATCGTCACCGCCAACTACAGGGACACGCTCGGGGATCGATTCATGCCGGCCTTCAAGGAGGAAGCGGCGCAGAAGCGAGTCGACCTCTTCTGGGGGGACTCCCCTCTCGCGGCGATCGACCTTGTCGACGAGGGGCTGGCCGTGCCGTTCCGGCCGGCCGGGGCGCGCCCGGTCCCGGCGCAGTACCACGACCGGCAGTTCCGCTGGATCGGCTTCGCCGCCAACCCGCGCGTGTTCATCTACAACACCAACCTGATGAAGCAGGAGGACGCCCCGGGGGAGACCTCCGAGCTGGCGCGGGCCCCCTGGGCCGGCCGGGGCGCGATGCCGCGCATCGCCTCCGGGGCGCCGGCCTTCCACGCCGCCGCCCTGTACGCCCTGTGGGGGAAGGAACGGGCCCGGACGTTTTTCGCCGCGCTCCAATCGAACGGGACCGCCATCGTCGAGGACGACCGCGCCGTGCGCGGCCTCGTGGCATCGGGGAAGGCATCGTGGGGCATGCTCGGTCTCGACGAGGCGATCTGCGCCAGGCGCGAAGCGGAGCCGATCAACATTCTGTTCGCCGACCGCATGGGGATGGGGACGGTCGTCCCCCCGCAAGTCGCGGTCCTGATGCGGGGGGCGCCCCATCCCGAGCAGGCCAAGGGACTCTTCGGCTACCTGTTCGCGACCGAAGGGGCGTGGCTCTTCGGACAGAACGACTGCCCGCTCGTGACCTTCCTGCCCGACATCCCGAAGCCGGAATGGGTCCCCTCGATCGGCTCCTTCAACGTGGCCCTCCTCGACCCGGAACTGGCCGCGCGGGCGTACCGCGAGAATCGCGACGCCTTCCTCTCCTGGGGGGCCGGAAACGGCGCGCCACCTCCTTGA